GATTTAACAACCCTCACAGTATCTTTATTTTCCATTTTTGCCGAAGCCGTATTATCAGCCCTGTCGTGATATCCTTCTTCGAAGGAGGATTCTTTCCATTTGCTGGATTTCAGCTTATCGAGGCAAAGATTCCGGGTCATGGTCAAGGCAAAAGCCCCGATGTTTCTGTATTGTGAAAGGTCTTCTCCTTTCGACCATAACCTGAGCATCACTTCCTGGATAGTATCCCTGGCTTCTTCTCTGTTGTTCAGCAGGCGGAATGCCAGACGGTACAACTTGTCTTTCAGCGGTAATACTTCGGTTTTAAACTCCTCCAGCGTCATTTCAAAAAGATGGTTTATTATTCTGACGATTAGTTTATAAAGATATTACAGTGTGATCATAATATATGCAAAAAATCAAAGAGAGTTTTTTCATGACCAGAGAAAACGATTTTCCAGATATGTTTAAGGCTGTTAAAACAGAAGAATAACAACTTTAACCATCAGGAAACTGCATTTCCCAAAGGGGAAAATAGGACTTGCAAAACCCGGTTTTTTGGTTATTTTTGTACGTTTTATCTGCGAGGGCGTAAAAATCCGATCAGGCAATTTTAAAAATAATATTCACCAAAATCTAAGATTATGCTTAAAGAACATCCAAAAGGGCTTATTGTAGCCTTTTTTGCCAACATGGGGGAAAGGTTCGGCTTTTACACGATGATGGCCATCCTGGTTCTTTTCCTTCAGGCAAAATACGGTTTGACAGAAGAGCAAGCCGGAGGCTATTACAGTTGGTTTTATTTCGGCATATACGGTTTGGCTCTGGTTGGTGGCTTGCTTGCCGATGCCACAAACAAATACAAACTGGTTATTCTTGCCGGTATCATTATCATGTTCGCAGGATATGCCATAATAGCTATTCCTGGTATGTCATTGGCCGTAACCCTGACCGGTTTATTCACCATCGCATTCGGTAATGGTTTATTTAAAGGAAACCTTCAGGCGGTGGTCGGACAGATGTACGATAATGAGAAGTACTCCAAGGTACGTGACTCTGCTTTTATGATTTTTTACATGGGTATCAATATCGGAGCTTTCTTTGCACCATTTGTTGCTACCGGTGTCAGGAACTGGTTCCTGAAAACACAGGGATTCCTGCATGACGGAAGTCTACCTGCCATGTGTCATGCTTATCAGAAAGGTGAGCTTGCAGATAT
The Bacteroidota bacterium genome window above contains:
- a CDS encoding RNA polymerase sigma factor — protein: MTLEEFKTEVLPLKDKLYRLAFRLLNNREEARDTIQEVMLRLWSKGEDLSQYRNIGAFALTMTRNLCLDKLKSSKWKESSFEEGYHDRADNTASAKMENKDTVRVVKSIINGLPEQQKTVIQLRDIEELDFDEIAEIMQLSLNNIRVLLSRARKKVRDELIKIHTYEFSKN